From one Angustibacter luteus genomic stretch:
- a CDS encoding Na+/H+ antiporter NhaA, with translation MSTPWLTVRNTPVREFIRTETGSAALLVAAIAAALGWVAMMPAAYESFWSTRIAFSIGDAEIAQDLRGWVNTGLMTFFFLVIGLEARRALDIGELRARSRTVLPVLAGLAGMAAAAGVFLVVTAGTDATHGWGVAISTDTAFALGMLALLRAQPAGRLRTFLLTVLVVDDVAALLVIAFFYSEDVSLWPLLVAVALFGVIAAGVLTRRRHGVTYTLLSIAVWAFLFESGVDPLVLGLALGLLLYAHPVEPDALEVASERFRSFREQPTSELAREAQLGLRFAVSPNERLQNLFHPWTSYVVVPVFALANAGIVLSGDALDDALHSRISWGIVLGFVVGKPLGILVTAGLVRAMTRGRLQPSVGWGAVAGGAASTGATFTVSLLIAALAFDGDQLEEAKIGVLAATVLATVVSWLVFRVVAALPTQLRNRAMYGAVPALTDLTEPVDPDRDHIRGPVDAPVTLVEYGDLECPFCGQAEEAVRELLTGCTDVRYVWRHLPLRDVHPRAQQAAVATEAAARQGQFWPMRDLLLTRQDALAPRQLIAYAGELGLDVEQFVADLKHGKGSARIDADVEGAAASGVRGTPTFFVNGRRHHGAFDLPALLGSVDEARRTLGLTRGSTT, from the coding sequence GTGTCGACGCCGTGGCTGACCGTCCGCAACACCCCGGTGCGCGAGTTCATCCGAACCGAGACCGGCAGTGCCGCCCTGCTGGTGGCCGCGATCGCGGCCGCCCTGGGCTGGGTGGCGATGATGCCGGCGGCGTACGAGAGCTTCTGGTCCACCCGGATCGCGTTCTCGATCGGTGACGCCGAGATCGCCCAGGACCTGCGCGGCTGGGTCAACACCGGCCTGATGACCTTCTTCTTCCTGGTGATCGGCCTGGAGGCCCGGCGCGCACTCGACATCGGCGAGCTACGAGCCCGCAGCCGCACCGTGCTGCCGGTGCTGGCCGGGCTGGCCGGCATGGCGGCGGCCGCCGGGGTCTTCCTGGTCGTCACGGCCGGGACCGACGCGACCCACGGGTGGGGCGTGGCCATCTCGACCGACACCGCCTTCGCGCTCGGCATGCTGGCGCTGCTGCGCGCACAGCCGGCCGGGCGGCTGCGCACCTTCCTGCTGACCGTGCTGGTGGTGGACGACGTCGCCGCGCTGCTGGTCATCGCGTTCTTCTACAGCGAGGACGTCAGCCTGTGGCCGTTGCTGGTCGCGGTCGCGCTGTTCGGCGTCATCGCGGCCGGCGTGCTCACCCGGCGCCGGCACGGCGTCACGTACACGCTGCTGTCCATCGCGGTCTGGGCCTTCCTGTTCGAGTCCGGCGTGGACCCGCTGGTGCTCGGCCTCGCGCTGGGCCTCCTGCTGTACGCGCACCCCGTCGAGCCGGACGCCCTCGAGGTGGCCAGCGAGCGGTTCCGGTCGTTCCGGGAGCAGCCGACGTCCGAGCTGGCGCGCGAGGCGCAGCTCGGCCTGCGGTTCGCGGTCTCCCCCAACGAGCGGCTGCAGAACCTGTTCCACCCGTGGACGAGCTACGTGGTCGTGCCGGTCTTCGCGCTCGCCAACGCCGGCATCGTGCTGAGCGGTGACGCCTTGGACGATGCGCTGCACTCCCGGATCAGCTGGGGCATCGTGCTCGGCTTCGTGGTCGGCAAGCCGCTGGGCATCCTGGTCACCGCTGGGCTGGTGCGGGCCATGACTCGCGGACGCCTGCAGCCGTCGGTCGGCTGGGGCGCCGTGGCCGGGGGCGCTGCCAGCACGGGCGCCACCTTCACGGTCTCGCTGCTCATCGCGGCGCTGGCGTTCGACGGCGACCAGCTCGAGGAGGCGAAGATCGGGGTGCTGGCCGCGACGGTCCTCGCCACCGTGGTGTCCTGGCTCGTCTTCCGGGTGGTCGCTGCGCTGCCGACGCAGCTCCGCAACCGCGCGATGTACGGCGCCGTGCCCGCGCTGACGGACCTGACCGAGCCCGTGGACCCGGACCGCGACCACATCCGCGGGCCGGTGGACGCACCCGTGACGCTCGTCGAGTACGGCGACCTGGAGTGCCCCTTCTGCGGCCAGGCGGAGGAGGCGGTCCGTGAGCTGCTGACCGGGTGCACGGACGTCCGCTACGTCTGGCGGCACCTGCCGCTGCGTGACGTGCACCCGCGTGCGCAGCAGGCCGCCGTCGCGACCGAGGCCGCCGCGCGGCAGGGCCAGTTCTGGCCGATGCGCGACCTGCTGCTGACCCGGCAGGACGCGCTGGCCCCGCGCCAGCTCATCGCGTACGCCGGCGAGCTCGGGTTGGACGTTGAGCAGTTCGTCGCCGACCTCAAGCACGGCAAGGGCTCGGCCCGGATCGACGCCGACGTGGAGGGCGCTGCGGCCAGCGGCGTCCGGGGGACGCCGACCTTCTTCGTGAACGGACGTCGGCACCACGGCGCCTTCGACCTGCCCGCGCTGCTCGGCTCGGTGGACGAGGCGAGGCGGACGCTGGGATTGACTCGCGGGTCAACAACGTAA
- a CDS encoding APC family permease, with amino-acid sequence MSSSASPQAASGAADEEHLAALGYSGELQRHMGLWSNMALGFTYLSPLVGVYSLFAYSLSVGGPPSIWWLVIVGAGQLLVALVFGEVVSQYPLAGGIYPWTRRLWNRQYAWLVSWVYIWAIIVTVTAVAEYASVFVSALFEIEATPAVTFLTVVVLLVLALAFNYSGTRMLGRIARIGLTAELVGVVALGLFLLIFKREQPFSVFFDPMGAGGDAAYLGTFLTAALAGLFLFYGFEACGDVAEEVADPTRQIPKAMILTILVGGVSGLMSYAGYVLAAPNLQDIVDGKDTDPIPSILEDALGSAGSKVFLCVAVIAFISCVLSLQAAGSRLLYAFARDRMLPGSSWLAKVSDRHAVPTNALLVVCLIPGLIALFVYWRPDSLTKVTSFAVLGIYVAFQAVVLAALRQRLRGWKPAGLWTLGAWGMVVNVAALAYGIFAMILLVRPASEGPFVDRWIVLIGLAIVLGSGALYLALARPDRHSSEVAEGDAIEVAAHLRQIRAEAGVDPA; translated from the coding sequence ATGTCGTCGTCCGCATCACCGCAGGCCGCCTCCGGAGCCGCTGACGAGGAGCATCTCGCCGCCCTCGGGTACTCCGGCGAGCTGCAGCGCCACATGGGCCTGTGGTCCAACATGGCCCTGGGCTTCACCTACCTCTCGCCGCTGGTCGGCGTCTACTCGCTCTTCGCCTACAGCCTGTCCGTCGGCGGTCCGCCGTCCATCTGGTGGCTCGTCATCGTCGGCGCCGGGCAGCTGCTGGTCGCCCTGGTGTTCGGCGAGGTCGTCTCGCAGTACCCGTTGGCCGGTGGCATCTACCCGTGGACGCGTCGGCTCTGGAACCGCCAGTACGCCTGGCTGGTGTCCTGGGTCTACATCTGGGCGATCATCGTCACCGTCACCGCGGTGGCCGAGTACGCCAGCGTGTTCGTGAGCGCCCTCTTCGAGATCGAGGCCACGCCCGCCGTCACGTTCCTGACCGTGGTGGTGCTGCTGGTGCTGGCGCTGGCGTTCAACTACAGCGGCACCCGGATGCTCGGCCGCATCGCCCGCATCGGCCTCACCGCCGAGCTGGTCGGCGTGGTCGCGCTCGGCCTCTTCCTGCTGATCTTCAAGCGGGAGCAGCCCTTCTCGGTGTTCTTCGACCCGATGGGCGCCGGCGGCGACGCGGCCTACCTGGGCACCTTCCTGACGGCGGCGCTGGCCGGCCTGTTCCTGTTCTACGGCTTCGAGGCCTGCGGCGACGTCGCCGAGGAGGTCGCCGACCCCACCCGGCAGATCCCCAAGGCCATGATCCTGACCATCCTGGTCGGCGGCGTCTCGGGACTCATGTCCTACGCCGGGTACGTCCTGGCCGCGCCCAACCTGCAGGACATCGTGGACGGCAAGGACACCGACCCGATCCCGTCCATCCTCGAGGACGCGCTGGGCAGCGCCGGCTCCAAGGTGTTCCTGTGCGTCGCCGTCATCGCGTTCATCTCGTGCGTGCTCTCGCTGCAGGCGGCCGGCAGCCGGCTGCTCTACGCGTTCGCCCGCGACCGGATGCTGCCCGGCAGCAGCTGGCTGGCCAAGGTCTCCGACCGGCACGCGGTGCCGACCAACGCGCTGCTCGTCGTCTGCCTCATCCCCGGCCTGATCGCGCTGTTCGTCTACTGGCGGCCGGACTCCCTGACCAAGGTGACCTCGTTCGCCGTCCTCGGCATCTACGTGGCGTTCCAGGCCGTCGTCCTGGCCGCGCTGCGTCAGCGTCTGCGCGGCTGGAAGCCGGCCGGGCTCTGGACGCTCGGTGCCTGGGGCATGGTGGTCAACGTCGCCGCCCTGGCGTACGGCATCTTCGCGATGATCCTGCTGGTGCGTCCGGCGTCCGAGGGGCCGTTCGTGGACCGTTGGATCGTGCTCATCGGCCTCGCGATCGTGCTCGGTTCGGGCGCGCTCTACCTGGCGCTGGCCCGACCCGACCGCCACTCGTCGGAGGTCGCCGAGGGTGACGCCATCGAGGTCGCGGCGCACCTGCGCCAGATCCGCGCCGAGGCCGGCGTGGACCCGGCGTGA
- a CDS encoding D-aminoacylase: protein MPVDLLIRAATVLDGTGAPGTVADVAVDGGSIASIGGVGAAPSASRTIDADGLVLCPGFIDLHAHSDLQILANSAHTAKVSQGVTTEVLGQDGLSFAPVDAAVRARLQDQIAGWNGQTGGVEEQWDSVAGYLDRLDQGIACNVGYLVPQGNLRLLAMGDENRPATAAELAVMVRLLRQGLTEGALGMSSGLTYPPGMFADTEELVALCTVVAEHGGYYSPHTRSYGAGALEAYAEMVDVARRSGCALHLTHATMNFEPNRGRAAELLALVDDALADGVDVTLDTYPYLAGSTTLSALLPSWALGGGTPALLQRLQDPAIRERLTRELEVDGTDGCHGCPVDWTTIQVSGVRDPAASDAVGRTIAELGAASGRRPVEEYFELLVADRAATTILQHVGDESNVRTIMAHPRHCGGSDAIVVGARPHPRAWGTFPRYLGHYVRDEGVLDLAECVRHLTGTPAERLGLTDRGLVREGYAADLVLFDPATVRDAATYEDPRQQSVGIEWVLVNGVPVIEAGRRTEALPGRTLRRGQTGPVNPSTRPPREA, encoded by the coding sequence GTGCCGGTCGACCTCCTGATCCGAGCCGCCACCGTCCTGGACGGCACGGGCGCACCGGGCACCGTCGCGGACGTCGCCGTCGACGGCGGTTCGATCGCCTCGATCGGCGGGGTCGGCGCGGCGCCCAGTGCCAGCCGCACCATCGACGCGGACGGACTGGTCCTGTGCCCCGGCTTCATCGACCTGCACGCCCACTCGGACCTGCAGATCCTCGCGAACTCGGCCCACACGGCCAAGGTGAGCCAGGGCGTCACCACGGAGGTGCTGGGCCAGGACGGGCTCTCGTTCGCCCCGGTGGACGCGGCGGTGCGGGCCCGGCTGCAGGACCAGATCGCGGGGTGGAACGGGCAGACCGGGGGCGTCGAGGAGCAGTGGGACTCGGTGGCGGGCTACCTGGACCGGCTGGACCAGGGCATCGCCTGCAACGTCGGCTACCTGGTGCCGCAGGGGAACCTGCGGCTGCTGGCGATGGGCGACGAGAACCGGCCCGCGACGGCAGCCGAGCTGGCGGTGATGGTCCGGCTGCTGCGCCAGGGCCTGACCGAGGGTGCGCTGGGGATGAGCAGCGGGCTCACGTACCCGCCGGGGATGTTCGCCGACACCGAGGAGCTCGTCGCGCTGTGCACGGTGGTGGCTGAGCACGGCGGCTACTACAGCCCGCACACCCGCTCGTACGGCGCCGGAGCGCTCGAGGCGTACGCGGAGATGGTGGACGTCGCGCGCCGGTCGGGCTGCGCGTTGCACCTGACCCACGCGACGATGAACTTCGAGCCGAACCGAGGCCGAGCCGCCGAGCTGCTGGCCCTGGTGGACGACGCGCTGGCCGACGGCGTCGACGTCACCTTGGACACGTACCCGTACCTGGCCGGCTCCACCACGTTGAGCGCGCTGCTGCCCAGCTGGGCACTCGGCGGGGGGACACCCGCTCTGCTGCAACGGCTTCAGGACCCGGCCATCCGCGAGCGACTGACCCGCGAGCTCGAGGTCGACGGTACCGACGGATGCCATGGTTGCCCGGTCGACTGGACGACGATCCAGGTCAGCGGGGTGCGTGACCCGGCCGCGTCGGACGCGGTCGGTCGGACGATCGCCGAGCTCGGCGCGGCGTCCGGGCGGCGTCCGGTCGAGGAGTACTTCGAGCTGCTCGTCGCCGACCGGGCTGCCACGACGATCCTGCAGCACGTGGGGGACGAGTCGAACGTCCGCACGATCATGGCGCACCCGCGGCACTGCGGAGGCTCGGACGCGATCGTGGTCGGGGCACGGCCGCACCCGCGGGCCTGGGGGACCTTCCCGCGGTACCTCGGGCACTACGTCCGCGACGAGGGGGTGCTGGACCTGGCCGAGTGCGTCCGGCACCTCACCGGGACGCCGGCCGAGCGACTCGGCCTGACCGACCGCGGCCTGGTCCGGGAGGGCTATGCGGCCGACCTGGTGCTGTTCGACCCGGCCACGGTGCGGGACGCGGCGACGTACGAGGACCCGCGCCAGCAGTCGGTCGGGATCGAGTGGGTGCTGGTGAACGGCGTGCCGGTCATCGAGGCCGGGCGGCGTACCGAGGCCCTGCCGGGCCGCACGCTGCGCCGCGGTCAGACCGGGCCAGTCAACCCATCGACGCGACCCCCTCGGGAGGCATAA
- a CDS encoding alanine racemase: protein MPELIDSHAVARLAAIAVGPQDKALPASCWGRTPAEVVALGLRRSDLPTPLLTLSERALGANIELLARWAAERGLGLAPHGKTTMAPQLWARQLAAGARGITVANLSQLAVARAFGVRQIMVANLLLSPPGLRWLAGELAADADLDVSVWADSVDAVAAMDAALGDDALATDDGRPVDVLVELGGPGGRTGARDAASAIEVARAIARSAHLRLAGVAGYEGALAHDSDAAGLAVVRDYLRELGDLHRSVAAEGLYPTGVRPVVTAGGSAYFELVAEVLGSLGSDGVDVVLRSGAYLVHDDGFYRHISPLGEEPRADGGRLTSAMHGWVRVTSQPEVGTAIFDAGKRDLPFDEGLPTVQRLAGGAPLDGIEVTALNDQHGFLSFDARRPAPVQVGDVLRLGLSHPCTAFDKWGLIPVLDDADADDPMVVDLIRTRF, encoded by the coding sequence ATGCCCGAGTTGATCGACTCCCACGCAGTGGCCCGGCTCGCCGCCATCGCGGTCGGACCCCAGGACAAGGCGCTCCCGGCGTCCTGCTGGGGCCGGACGCCGGCCGAGGTGGTGGCGCTCGGGCTTCGCCGGTCCGACCTGCCGACGCCCTTGCTCACCTTGTCGGAGCGGGCCCTCGGCGCGAACATCGAGCTGCTGGCACGCTGGGCCGCCGAGCGCGGCCTCGGCCTGGCGCCGCACGGCAAGACGACGATGGCGCCGCAGCTGTGGGCCCGCCAGCTGGCCGCCGGTGCCCGGGGGATCACGGTCGCCAACCTGAGCCAGCTCGCGGTGGCGCGCGCCTTCGGGGTGCGGCAGATCATGGTGGCGAACCTGCTGCTGTCGCCGCCCGGGCTGCGCTGGCTGGCCGGCGAGCTGGCCGCCGACGCCGACCTCGACGTCAGCGTCTGGGCGGACTCGGTCGACGCCGTCGCAGCCATGGACGCCGCGCTCGGGGACGACGCCCTGGCCACGGACGACGGCCGACCGGTCGACGTCCTGGTCGAGCTGGGCGGCCCGGGCGGGCGCACCGGTGCGCGCGATGCGGCGTCCGCGATCGAGGTGGCCCGGGCGATCGCGCGGTCGGCGCACCTGCGGCTGGCCGGCGTCGCCGGCTACGAGGGTGCGCTGGCGCACGACAGCGACGCGGCGGGCCTGGCCGTCGTCCGGGACTACCTGCGGGAGCTGGGCGACCTGCACCGCAGCGTGGCGGCCGAGGGGCTGTACCCGACCGGCGTGCGGCCGGTCGTGACGGCCGGCGGCAGCGCCTACTTCGAGCTGGTCGCCGAGGTGCTCGGGTCGCTCGGCTCCGACGGGGTCGACGTGGTGCTGCGCTCGGGGGCCTACCTGGTGCACGACGACGGCTTCTACCGGCACATCAGCCCGCTCGGCGAGGAGCCGCGGGCGGACGGCGGGCGCCTCACGTCCGCCATGCACGGCTGGGTGCGGGTGACCTCGCAGCCAGAGGTCGGCACGGCGATCTTCGACGCCGGCAAGCGAGACCTACCGTTCGACGAGGGGCTGCCGACGGTGCAGCGGCTGGCCGGCGGGGCACCGCTGGACGGCATCGAGGTGACGGCGCTCAACGACCAGCACGGCTTCCTGTCCTTCGACGCGCGGCGACCGGCGCCGGTCCAGGTGGGGGACGTGCTGCGGCTGGGCCTCTCGCACCCCTGCACCGCGTTCGACAAGTGGGGCCTGATCCCGGTGCTGGACGACGCGGATGCCGACGACCCGATGGTGGTCGACCTGATCCGCACCCGGTTCTGA
- a CDS encoding sugar kinase, which translates to MRGGAGQQGRPSAVACVGEGLVVLSGADAESLDAARVLRRSVGGAECNVASGLVAQGVAAAWLSRVGDDPFGRFVVADLAGRGVDVAAVDVDLSRPTGLYLKDRDGSSSRMHYYRNGSAASAMDADWLASDAVTAALAAAEILHVSGITLGVVADPGAFVDALDAARQRHGLRLTVDLNWRPALWGQRDPVELVRLLSLADLAFLGADEAQTALGTGDVASLRTRLGERPVIVLKSDDHVAVSAAPDGRTASVSALTVDVLDPIGAGDAFAAGYLAGTLDGRPAQQCLRLGHLTAATVLVTDGDHAPAAPAAVRQALLTCPDEQWAATVVRAGAIESPALHPSQPVEERSR; encoded by the coding sequence GTGCGTGGTGGGGCAGGTCAGCAGGGTCGTCCGTCAGCCGTGGCGTGCGTCGGCGAGGGTCTCGTGGTGCTCTCCGGCGCGGACGCCGAGTCGTTGGACGCCGCCAGGGTGCTGCGCCGCTCGGTCGGCGGCGCGGAGTGCAACGTGGCCAGCGGTCTCGTCGCGCAGGGCGTCGCGGCAGCGTGGCTGTCCCGCGTCGGCGACGACCCGTTCGGCCGCTTCGTCGTGGCCGACCTGGCCGGTCGCGGCGTGGACGTCGCCGCCGTGGACGTCGACCTCTCCCGGCCGACCGGGCTCTACCTGAAGGACCGCGACGGTTCCTCGTCGCGCATGCACTACTACCGCAACGGTTCTGCGGCGAGCGCGATGGACGCCGACTGGCTGGCCAGCGACGCGGTGACCGCCGCGCTGGCGGCCGCCGAGATCCTGCACGTCTCCGGCATCACGCTCGGCGTGGTGGCCGACCCGGGCGCGTTCGTCGACGCCCTGGACGCGGCCCGGCAACGGCACGGCCTGCGGCTCACCGTGGACCTGAACTGGCGCCCGGCCCTGTGGGGGCAACGGGACCCGGTCGAGCTGGTCCGGCTGCTGTCGCTGGCCGACCTCGCGTTCCTGGGTGCGGACGAGGCGCAGACCGCCCTCGGCACCGGCGACGTCGCCAGCCTGCGGACCCGGCTCGGCGAGCGGCCCGTGATCGTGCTGAAGAGCGATGACCACGTCGCGGTGAGCGCCGCGCCGGACGGTCGCACGGCGAGTGTCAGCGCGCTCACCGTCGACGTGCTGGACCCGATCGGAGCCGGCGATGCCTTCGCGGCCGGCTACCTCGCGGGAACCCTGGACGGCCGCCCCGCGCAGCAGTGCCTTCGGCTCGGACACCTCACTGCCGCAACGGTTCTGGTCACCGACGGCGACCACGCGCCGGCCGCGCCCGCCGCTGTCCGCCAGGCCCTGCTGACCTGCCCGGACGAGCAGTGGGCCGCTACCGTCGTCCGGGCCGGCGCGATCGAGTCGCCGGCCCTGCACCCCAGCCAGCCAGTCGAGGAGAGGTCCCGATGA
- a CDS encoding RidA family protein, translating to MSEKTRISTDAAPAPAHTFSQGIRKGNVVQVSGQGPVDPQTNEYLHPGDVVRQTEQTLANVAAILDAAGASFEDVVMLRVYLTKREDFGPMNDAYGAFVTARVPSGVLPARTTVFTGLPREEMLVEIDALAVV from the coding sequence ATGAGCGAGAAGACCCGGATCAGCACGGACGCCGCCCCCGCCCCCGCGCACACGTTCTCGCAGGGCATCCGCAAGGGGAACGTCGTGCAGGTGTCCGGTCAGGGCCCGGTCGACCCGCAGACCAACGAGTACCTGCACCCGGGTGACGTCGTGCGGCAGACCGAGCAGACGCTCGCGAACGTCGCCGCGATCCTGGACGCTGCCGGCGCGTCCTTCGAGGACGTCGTGATGCTGCGCGTCTACCTGACCAAGCGCGAGGACTTCGGACCGATGAACGACGCCTACGGCGCCTTCGTCACGGCCCGCGTCCCGAGCGGCGTGCTGCCCGCCCGCACCACGGTGTTCACCGGCCTGCCCCGCGAGGAGATGCTGGTCGAGATCGACGCCCTCGCCGTCGTGTAG
- a CDS encoding endonuclease/exonuclease/phosphatase family protein, with protein MRIVTFNIQHGLAAAQDVVELNRLQRAVRDLDPDVLCLQEVDHRQERSGGADQTAAAAQAMGAVAHRFVPALTGTPGQDWVAATGDEPPDAPGYGIALLSRHPVAAWQVIRLPALVAGEETRAAVAAQVDSPRGPLTVVNTHLSYLRPSNRQQLRLLVDALADLPRPLVLTGDLNLRPRAVRRVAGLRALASARTFPAPAPVKQIDHVLLDGELPGLRRRPATGSVRTPVSDHRALWVEI; from the coding sequence ATGCGCATCGTGACCTTCAACATCCAGCACGGGCTCGCCGCGGCGCAGGACGTGGTCGAGCTGAACCGGCTGCAGCGGGCCGTACGTGACCTCGACCCGGACGTGCTGTGCCTGCAGGAGGTCGACCACCGGCAGGAGCGTTCGGGCGGCGCGGACCAAACCGCGGCGGCGGCGCAGGCCATGGGGGCGGTCGCCCACCGGTTCGTGCCGGCACTGACCGGGACGCCGGGGCAGGACTGGGTGGCGGCCACCGGCGACGAGCCGCCAGACGCGCCCGGGTACGGCATCGCGCTGCTGTCCCGGCACCCGGTCGCGGCGTGGCAGGTGATCCGGCTGCCGGCGCTCGTGGCCGGTGAGGAGACCCGGGCCGCGGTCGCGGCGCAGGTCGACTCCCCGCGTGGACCGCTGACCGTGGTCAACACCCACCTGTCCTACCTGCGCCCGTCCAACCGGCAGCAGCTGCGGCTGCTCGTGGACGCCCTGGCCGACCTGCCGCGCCCGCTGGTGCTGACCGGCGACCTGAACCTGCGCCCGCGCGCCGTCCGTCGGGTCGCCGGCCTGCGGGCCCTGGCGTCGGCACGCACCTTCCCGGCGCCCGCGCCGGTCAAGCAGATCGACCACGTGCTGCTCGACGGCGAGCTCCCCGGCCTGCGGCGGCGGCCGGCCACGGGATCGGTGCGGACGCCGGTCTCGGACCACCGGGCGCTGTGGGTGGAGATCTAG
- a CDS encoding nitroreductase family protein: MPTLPLTPDELLTTTRSVRKRLDLTRDVPIGLVRECLEVALQAPSGSNRQGWHWLVVTDADRRAAIGEVYRRAVAAYLESPGSAGALFADDPDRGPVQQRVGDSVAYLGEHLGEAPVLVIPCLTAKRLDDGNQAGLWGSLLPAAWSYMLAARARGLGTAWTTLHLEYEDEVATLLGLPDDVRQGALIPTAYYTGETFRKAPRQPLDEVLHVDRW; this comes from the coding sequence GTGCCCACGCTGCCCCTGACCCCGGACGAGCTGCTCACCACCACCCGATCGGTCCGCAAGCGCCTGGACCTGACCCGCGACGTCCCGATCGGGCTCGTCCGCGAGTGCCTGGAGGTCGCACTGCAGGCGCCGTCCGGCTCGAACCGGCAGGGCTGGCACTGGCTCGTGGTCACGGACGCCGACCGGCGCGCCGCCATCGGTGAGGTCTACCGCCGGGCCGTCGCGGCGTACCTGGAGTCGCCCGGGTCGGCCGGCGCGCTGTTCGCGGACGACCCCGACCGAGGCCCGGTGCAGCAGCGGGTCGGCGACAGCGTCGCCTACCTCGGCGAGCACCTGGGCGAGGCGCCGGTGCTGGTCATCCCGTGCCTGACCGCGAAGCGGCTGGACGACGGCAACCAGGCGGGACTGTGGGGCTCGCTGCTGCCCGCCGCCTGGAGCTACATGCTCGCGGCTCGCGCGCGCGGGCTCGGCACGGCCTGGACGACGCTGCACCTGGAGTACGAGGACGAGGTGGCCACGCTGCTCGGCCTGCCGGACGACGTCCGGCAGGGAGCGTTGATCCCCACGGCGTACTACACGGGCGAGACCTTCAGGAAGGCGCCGCGCCAGCCGCTCGACGAGGTGCTGCACGTCGACCGCTGGTAG